The following are encoded together in the Diachasmimorpha longicaudata isolate KC_UGA_2023 chromosome 3, iyDiaLong2, whole genome shotgun sequence genome:
- the LOC135160667 gene encoding AP-1 complex subunit gamma-1 isoform X7 → MASIRQALNEAVERVSTVRMPAPTRLRDLIRQIRAARTAAEERTVVNKECAYIRSTFREEDSVWRCRNIAKLLYIHMLGYPAHFGQLECLKLIASPRFTDKRIGYLGAMLLLDERQDVHLLITNCLKQDLNNSTQFIIGIALCTLGAIASPEMARDLASEVERLMKSPNAYIRKKAALCAFRIIRRVPELMEMFLPATRSLLSEKNHGVLITGVTLITEMCENSVDTLNHFKKIVPNLVRILKNLILAGYSPEHDVSGVSDPFLQVKILRLLRILGRNDVDASEAMNDILAQVATNTETSKNVGNTILYETVLSIMDIKSESGLRVLAVNILGRFLLNNDKNIRYVALNTLLKTVYVDTSAVQRHRSTILECLKDPDVSIRRRAMELSFALVNSNNIRNMIKELLLFLEKADPEFKAQCSSNIVMSAERYSPNKRWHLETLFKVLVAAGNYVRDDVVACTIQLISETQPQQGYAVNALWHALERDTFDKQPLAQVATWCIGEYGDLLLYSPPPEDVEAPVNLTEDDVIDVYQRLLWSPQNTVVTKQYTLLSLTKLSTRFQRGNDRTPRFYRKIRQIIDTFGSNLHIELQQRGIEFSQLFRKYDHLRPALLERMPPMETARPQANGIIGLVNGEQDIEEDKPVETATTPASDSSALLDLLGSSELSVPALVTSPGAVNNSTAGNNDLLDLLGGLDLSPPAGTTGNGIEEVVSPLGVMGGNEGIFSPTSTGNFLVDGLLTAPIQNEVPSVSVLDKAGLKINFKMERPLDTPDLLVINMTAGNSTGIPLTDFRFEAAVPRTFQLQMLPPSSTVISPSGQVTQVLKVSNMNSGNLRMRLRISYTGDSGPVLEQTEVNNFPTIGSQ, encoded by the exons ATGGCCTCAATAAGGCAGGCATTGAATGAGGCTGTTGAAAGAG TATCAACAGTGAGAATGCCAGCACCAACAAGGCTCAGGGATCTGATAAGGCAGATAAGGGCAGCTAGAACTGCTGCTGAAGAACGTACGGTTGTGAATAAAGAGTGTGCGTACATCAGATCGACATTTAGGGAGGAGGACAGCGTCTGGAGATGCCGAAATATTGCGAAATTACTGTATATTCATATGCTGGG tTATCCAGCACATTTTGGTCAACTGGAGTGTTTGAAACTCATAGCCTCACCCAGATTTACTGACAAACGTATAGGATATCTGGGGGCAATGTTATTGCTCGATGAGAGACAGGATGTTCATTTGTTAATCACCAATTGCCTGAAACA AGACTTGAATAATTCAACTCAATTTATAATTGGCATAGCTCTATGTACCCTGGGTGCAATAGCATCACCAGAAATGGCTCGTGATTTAGCATCTGAAGTCGAGAGACTCATGAAATCACCAAATGCATATATTCGTAAAAAGGCAGCATTGTGTGCATTTAGAATAATACGTCGTGTACCAGAACTCATGGAAATGTTTCTACCAGCAACTAGGAGCCTACTCTCTGAGAAAAATCATGGAGTCCTCATTACCGGTGTTACGTTAATTACGGAAATGTGTGAAAATAGTGTGGACACTCTCAATCATTTTAAGAAG ATTGTTCCGAATTTGGTGAGAATCCTGAAGAACTTGATACTCGCTGGATATTCCCCTGAACACGACGTCTCTGGCGTCTCTGATCCATTTCTGCAAGTGAAGATCCTTCGTCTGCTGAGAATTCTGGGGAGAAACGATGTCGATGCTTCTGAAGCAATGAACGACATTCTTGCCCAAGTGGCCACCAACACTGAGACAAGTAAAAACGTTGGAAACACTATTCTTTACGAGACTGTTCTATCCATCATGGACATCAAGAGTGAAAGTGGCCTCAGGGTTCTAGCTGTCAATATTCTTGGACGATTTTTGCTTAataacgataaaaatattcgttATGTTGCTCTCAATACACTTTTGAAAACTGTTTACGTAGATACTTCAGCTGTTCAGAGACATAGATCAACAATTTTG gAATGTTTGAAAGATCCAGATGTATCGATAAGAAGACGTGCGATGGAGTTGAGCTTCGCACTCGTAAATTCTAACAATATCCGAAACATGATTAAAGAACTTCTGCTGTTCCTGGAGAAAGCAGATCCAGAATTCAAAGCTCAGTGTAGTAGTAACATTGTAATGTCTGCTGAGAGATATTCGCCGAACAAACGCTGGCACCTGGAGACGCTTTTCAAAGTCCTCGTAGCT GCTGGAAATTACGTTCGTGACGACGTGGTAGCTTGCACCATCCAATTGATTTCTGAGACCCAGCCTCAACAGGGTTATGCAGTCAATGCACTATGGCATGCACTTGAACGAGACACATTCGATAAACAACCGTTGGCTCAGGTTGCCACGTGGTGCATCGGGGAGTACGGGGATCTTTTATTATATAGTCCACCTCCAGAGGATGTGGAGGCTCCAGTTAAT TTGACAGAGGACGATGTGATAGATGTGTATCAAAGGCTCCTCTGGAGTCCTCAGAACACCGTGGTCACCAAGCAGTACACTCTGCTATCTCTGACGAAACTCAGCACAAGATTCCAACGAGGAAATGA TAGGACGCCTCGATTTTACAGGAAAATACGCCAGATAATAGATACATTCGGTAGTAATCTGCACATTGAGCTGCAGCAGCGAGGAATCGAGTTCTCTCAATTATTCAGGAAATACGATCACTTGAGGCCAGCACTGCTGGAAAGAATGCCCCCAATGGAGACAGCTAGACCCCAGGCGAATGGTATAATTGGACTTGTGAATGGAGAACAAGACATCGAGGAGGACAAACCTGTCGAGACAGCTACCACTCCTGCTAGTGACTCCAGTGCACTTCTGGATCTTCTTGGATCGTCGGAATTGTCTGTACCAGCTTTGGTAACGTCTCCCGGGGCTGTGAATAATTCAACCGCTGGAAATAATGACCTCCTGGACTTGCTTGGGGGCCTGGATCTCTCGCCGCCTGCTGGGACCACGGGAAATGGAATTGAAGAGGTGGTAAGTCCTCTGGGAGTCATGGGAGGCAATGAAGGAATTTTTAGCCCAACTTCCACCGGCAATTTCTTGGTTGATGGATTACTTACTGCTCCTATTCAAAATG AAGTGCCAAGTGTATCAGTTTTGGATAAAGCTGGACTGAAAATCAACTTCAAAATGGAACGACCACTGGATACACCTGATCTTCTCGTTATCAACATGACTGCAGGCAATTCAACAGGAATTCCACTTACTGATTTTCGATTTGAAGCTGCAGTCCCTCGA ACATTCCAATTGCAAATGCTGCCACCCTCGAGCACTGTCATCTCACCCTCTGGACAAGTCACTCAAGTCCTAAAGGTCTCAAATATGAATTCG ggAAATCTACGAATGCGTCTTCGCATTTCGTACACCGGTGATTCGGGCCCAGTTCTCGAGCAGACGGAGGTTAACAACTTCCCAACCATTGGATCCCAGTGA
- the LOC135160667 gene encoding AP-1 complex subunit gamma-1 isoform X10, which produces MNASEHGFNPAFNMASIRQALNEAVERVRMPAPTRLRDLIRQIRAARTAAEERTVVNKECAYIRSTFREEDSVWRCRNIAKLLYIHMLGYPAHFGQLECLKLIASPRFTDKRIGYLGAMLLLDERQDVHLLITNCLKQDLNNSTQFIIGIALCTLGAIASPEMARDLASEVERLMKSPNAYIRKKAALCAFRIIRRVPELMEMFLPATRSLLSEKNHGVLITGVTLITEMCENSVDTLNHFKKIVPNLVRILKNLILAGYSPEHDVSGVSDPFLQVKILRLLRILGRNDVDASEAMNDILAQVATNTETSKNVGNTILYETVLSIMDIKSESGLRVLAVNILGRFLLNNDKNIRYVALNTLLKTVYVDTSAVQRHRSTILECLKDPDVSIRRRAMELSFALVNSNNIRNMIKELLLFLEKADPEFKAQCSSNIVMSAERYSPNKRWHLETLFKVLVAAGNYVRDDVVACTIQLISETQPQQGYAVNALWHALERDTFDKQPLAQVATWCIGEYGDLLLYSPPPEDVEAPVNLTEDDVIDVYQRLLWSPQNTVVTKQYTLLSLTKLSTRFQRGNEKIRQIIDTFGSNLHIELQQRGIEFSQLFRKYDHLRPALLERMPPMETARPQANGIIGLVNGEQDIEEDKPVETATTPASDSSALLDLLGSSELSVPALVTSPGAVNNSTAGNNDLLDLLGGLDLSPPAGTTGNGIEEVVSPLGVMGGNEGIFSPTSTGNFLVDGLLTAPIQNEVPSVSVLDKAGLKINFKMERPLDTPDLLVINMTAGNSTGIPLTDFRFEAAVPRTFQLQMLPPSSTVISPSGQVTQVLKVSNMNSGNLRMRLRISYTGDSGPVLEQTEVNNFPTIGSQ; this is translated from the exons ATGAATGCCTCCGAACACgg GTTTAACCCAGCCTTTAACATGGCCTCAATAAGGCAGGCATTGAATGAGGCTGTTGAAAGAG TGAGAATGCCAGCACCAACAAGGCTCAGGGATCTGATAAGGCAGATAAGGGCAGCTAGAACTGCTGCTGAAGAACGTACGGTTGTGAATAAAGAGTGTGCGTACATCAGATCGACATTTAGGGAGGAGGACAGCGTCTGGAGATGCCGAAATATTGCGAAATTACTGTATATTCATATGCTGGG tTATCCAGCACATTTTGGTCAACTGGAGTGTTTGAAACTCATAGCCTCACCCAGATTTACTGACAAACGTATAGGATATCTGGGGGCAATGTTATTGCTCGATGAGAGACAGGATGTTCATTTGTTAATCACCAATTGCCTGAAACA AGACTTGAATAATTCAACTCAATTTATAATTGGCATAGCTCTATGTACCCTGGGTGCAATAGCATCACCAGAAATGGCTCGTGATTTAGCATCTGAAGTCGAGAGACTCATGAAATCACCAAATGCATATATTCGTAAAAAGGCAGCATTGTGTGCATTTAGAATAATACGTCGTGTACCAGAACTCATGGAAATGTTTCTACCAGCAACTAGGAGCCTACTCTCTGAGAAAAATCATGGAGTCCTCATTACCGGTGTTACGTTAATTACGGAAATGTGTGAAAATAGTGTGGACACTCTCAATCATTTTAAGAAG ATTGTTCCGAATTTGGTGAGAATCCTGAAGAACTTGATACTCGCTGGATATTCCCCTGAACACGACGTCTCTGGCGTCTCTGATCCATTTCTGCAAGTGAAGATCCTTCGTCTGCTGAGAATTCTGGGGAGAAACGATGTCGATGCTTCTGAAGCAATGAACGACATTCTTGCCCAAGTGGCCACCAACACTGAGACAAGTAAAAACGTTGGAAACACTATTCTTTACGAGACTGTTCTATCCATCATGGACATCAAGAGTGAAAGTGGCCTCAGGGTTCTAGCTGTCAATATTCTTGGACGATTTTTGCTTAataacgataaaaatattcgttATGTTGCTCTCAATACACTTTTGAAAACTGTTTACGTAGATACTTCAGCTGTTCAGAGACATAGATCAACAATTTTG gAATGTTTGAAAGATCCAGATGTATCGATAAGAAGACGTGCGATGGAGTTGAGCTTCGCACTCGTAAATTCTAACAATATCCGAAACATGATTAAAGAACTTCTGCTGTTCCTGGAGAAAGCAGATCCAGAATTCAAAGCTCAGTGTAGTAGTAACATTGTAATGTCTGCTGAGAGATATTCGCCGAACAAACGCTGGCACCTGGAGACGCTTTTCAAAGTCCTCGTAGCT GCTGGAAATTACGTTCGTGACGACGTGGTAGCTTGCACCATCCAATTGATTTCTGAGACCCAGCCTCAACAGGGTTATGCAGTCAATGCACTATGGCATGCACTTGAACGAGACACATTCGATAAACAACCGTTGGCTCAGGTTGCCACGTGGTGCATCGGGGAGTACGGGGATCTTTTATTATATAGTCCACCTCCAGAGGATGTGGAGGCTCCAGTTAAT TTGACAGAGGACGATGTGATAGATGTGTATCAAAGGCTCCTCTGGAGTCCTCAGAACACCGTGGTCACCAAGCAGTACACTCTGCTATCTCTGACGAAACTCAGCACAAGATTCCAACGAGGAAATGA GAAAATACGCCAGATAATAGATACATTCGGTAGTAATCTGCACATTGAGCTGCAGCAGCGAGGAATCGAGTTCTCTCAATTATTCAGGAAATACGATCACTTGAGGCCAGCACTGCTGGAAAGAATGCCCCCAATGGAGACAGCTAGACCCCAGGCGAATGGTATAATTGGACTTGTGAATGGAGAACAAGACATCGAGGAGGACAAACCTGTCGAGACAGCTACCACTCCTGCTAGTGACTCCAGTGCACTTCTGGATCTTCTTGGATCGTCGGAATTGTCTGTACCAGCTTTGGTAACGTCTCCCGGGGCTGTGAATAATTCAACCGCTGGAAATAATGACCTCCTGGACTTGCTTGGGGGCCTGGATCTCTCGCCGCCTGCTGGGACCACGGGAAATGGAATTGAAGAGGTGGTAAGTCCTCTGGGAGTCATGGGAGGCAATGAAGGAATTTTTAGCCCAACTTCCACCGGCAATTTCTTGGTTGATGGATTACTTACTGCTCCTATTCAAAATG AAGTGCCAAGTGTATCAGTTTTGGATAAAGCTGGACTGAAAATCAACTTCAAAATGGAACGACCACTGGATACACCTGATCTTCTCGTTATCAACATGACTGCAGGCAATTCAACAGGAATTCCACTTACTGATTTTCGATTTGAAGCTGCAGTCCCTCGA ACATTCCAATTGCAAATGCTGCCACCCTCGAGCACTGTCATCTCACCCTCTGGACAAGTCACTCAAGTCCTAAAGGTCTCAAATATGAATTCG ggAAATCTACGAATGCGTCTTCGCATTTCGTACACCGGTGATTCGGGCCCAGTTCTCGAGCAGACGGAGGTTAACAACTTCCCAACCATTGGATCCCAGTGA
- the LOC135160667 gene encoding AP-1 complex subunit gamma-1 isoform X5, with protein MNASEHGFNPAFNMASIRQALNEAVERVSTVRMPAPTRLRDLIRQIRAARTAAEERTVVNKECAYIRSTFREEDSVWRCRNIAKLLYIHMLGYPAHFGQLECLKLIASPRFTDKRIGYLGAMLLLDERQDVHLLITNCLKQDLNNSTQFIIGIALCTLGAIASPEMARDLASEVERLMKSPNAYIRKKAALCAFRIIRRVPELMEMFLPATRSLLSEKNHGVLITGVTLITEMCENSVDTLNHFKKIVPNLVRILKNLILAGYSPEHDVSGVSDPFLQVKILRLLRILGRNDVDASEAMNDILAQVATNTETSKNVGNTILYETVLSIMDIKSESGLRVLAVNILGRFLLNNDKNIRYVALNTLLKTVYVDTSAVQRHRSTILECLKDPDVSIRRRAMELSFALVNSNNIRNMIKELLLFLEKADPEFKAQCSSNIVMSAERYSPNKRWHLETLFKVLVAAGNYVRDDVVACTIQLISETQPQQGYAVNALWHALERDTFDKQPLAQVATWCIGEYGDLLLYSPPPEDVEAPVNLTEDDVIDVYQRLLWSPQNTVVTKQYTLLSLTKLSTRFQRGNDRTPRFYRKIRQIIDTFGSNLHIELQQRGIEFSQLFRKYDHLRPALLERMPPMETARPQANGIIGLVNGEQDIEEDKPVETATTPASDSSALLDLLGSSELSVPALVTSPGAVNNSTAGNNDLLDLLGGLDLSPPAGTTGNGIEEVVSPLGVMGGNEGIFSPTSTGNFLVDGLLTAPIQNEVPSVSVLDKAGLKINFKMERPLDTPDLLVINMTAGNSTGIPLTDFRFEAAVPRTFQLQMLPPSSTVISPSGQVTQVLKVSNMNSGNLRMRLRISYTGDSGPVLEQTEVNNFPTIGSQ; from the exons ATGAATGCCTCCGAACACgg GTTTAACCCAGCCTTTAACATGGCCTCAATAAGGCAGGCATTGAATGAGGCTGTTGAAAGAG TATCAACAGTGAGAATGCCAGCACCAACAAGGCTCAGGGATCTGATAAGGCAGATAAGGGCAGCTAGAACTGCTGCTGAAGAACGTACGGTTGTGAATAAAGAGTGTGCGTACATCAGATCGACATTTAGGGAGGAGGACAGCGTCTGGAGATGCCGAAATATTGCGAAATTACTGTATATTCATATGCTGGG tTATCCAGCACATTTTGGTCAACTGGAGTGTTTGAAACTCATAGCCTCACCCAGATTTACTGACAAACGTATAGGATATCTGGGGGCAATGTTATTGCTCGATGAGAGACAGGATGTTCATTTGTTAATCACCAATTGCCTGAAACA AGACTTGAATAATTCAACTCAATTTATAATTGGCATAGCTCTATGTACCCTGGGTGCAATAGCATCACCAGAAATGGCTCGTGATTTAGCATCTGAAGTCGAGAGACTCATGAAATCACCAAATGCATATATTCGTAAAAAGGCAGCATTGTGTGCATTTAGAATAATACGTCGTGTACCAGAACTCATGGAAATGTTTCTACCAGCAACTAGGAGCCTACTCTCTGAGAAAAATCATGGAGTCCTCATTACCGGTGTTACGTTAATTACGGAAATGTGTGAAAATAGTGTGGACACTCTCAATCATTTTAAGAAG ATTGTTCCGAATTTGGTGAGAATCCTGAAGAACTTGATACTCGCTGGATATTCCCCTGAACACGACGTCTCTGGCGTCTCTGATCCATTTCTGCAAGTGAAGATCCTTCGTCTGCTGAGAATTCTGGGGAGAAACGATGTCGATGCTTCTGAAGCAATGAACGACATTCTTGCCCAAGTGGCCACCAACACTGAGACAAGTAAAAACGTTGGAAACACTATTCTTTACGAGACTGTTCTATCCATCATGGACATCAAGAGTGAAAGTGGCCTCAGGGTTCTAGCTGTCAATATTCTTGGACGATTTTTGCTTAataacgataaaaatattcgttATGTTGCTCTCAATACACTTTTGAAAACTGTTTACGTAGATACTTCAGCTGTTCAGAGACATAGATCAACAATTTTG gAATGTTTGAAAGATCCAGATGTATCGATAAGAAGACGTGCGATGGAGTTGAGCTTCGCACTCGTAAATTCTAACAATATCCGAAACATGATTAAAGAACTTCTGCTGTTCCTGGAGAAAGCAGATCCAGAATTCAAAGCTCAGTGTAGTAGTAACATTGTAATGTCTGCTGAGAGATATTCGCCGAACAAACGCTGGCACCTGGAGACGCTTTTCAAAGTCCTCGTAGCT GCTGGAAATTACGTTCGTGACGACGTGGTAGCTTGCACCATCCAATTGATTTCTGAGACCCAGCCTCAACAGGGTTATGCAGTCAATGCACTATGGCATGCACTTGAACGAGACACATTCGATAAACAACCGTTGGCTCAGGTTGCCACGTGGTGCATCGGGGAGTACGGGGATCTTTTATTATATAGTCCACCTCCAGAGGATGTGGAGGCTCCAGTTAAT TTGACAGAGGACGATGTGATAGATGTGTATCAAAGGCTCCTCTGGAGTCCTCAGAACACCGTGGTCACCAAGCAGTACACTCTGCTATCTCTGACGAAACTCAGCACAAGATTCCAACGAGGAAATGA TAGGACGCCTCGATTTTACAGGAAAATACGCCAGATAATAGATACATTCGGTAGTAATCTGCACATTGAGCTGCAGCAGCGAGGAATCGAGTTCTCTCAATTATTCAGGAAATACGATCACTTGAGGCCAGCACTGCTGGAAAGAATGCCCCCAATGGAGACAGCTAGACCCCAGGCGAATGGTATAATTGGACTTGTGAATGGAGAACAAGACATCGAGGAGGACAAACCTGTCGAGACAGCTACCACTCCTGCTAGTGACTCCAGTGCACTTCTGGATCTTCTTGGATCGTCGGAATTGTCTGTACCAGCTTTGGTAACGTCTCCCGGGGCTGTGAATAATTCAACCGCTGGAAATAATGACCTCCTGGACTTGCTTGGGGGCCTGGATCTCTCGCCGCCTGCTGGGACCACGGGAAATGGAATTGAAGAGGTGGTAAGTCCTCTGGGAGTCATGGGAGGCAATGAAGGAATTTTTAGCCCAACTTCCACCGGCAATTTCTTGGTTGATGGATTACTTACTGCTCCTATTCAAAATG AAGTGCCAAGTGTATCAGTTTTGGATAAAGCTGGACTGAAAATCAACTTCAAAATGGAACGACCACTGGATACACCTGATCTTCTCGTTATCAACATGACTGCAGGCAATTCAACAGGAATTCCACTTACTGATTTTCGATTTGAAGCTGCAGTCCCTCGA ACATTCCAATTGCAAATGCTGCCACCCTCGAGCACTGTCATCTCACCCTCTGGACAAGTCACTCAAGTCCTAAAGGTCTCAAATATGAATTCG ggAAATCTACGAATGCGTCTTCGCATTTCGTACACCGGTGATTCGGGCCCAGTTCTCGAGCAGACGGAGGTTAACAACTTCCCAACCATTGGATCCCAGTGA
- the LOC135160667 gene encoding AP-1 complex subunit gamma-1 isoform X8 — translation MASIRQALNEAVERVRMPAPTRLRDLIRQIRAARTAAEERTVVNKECAYIRSTFREEDSVWRCRNIAKLLYIHMLGYPAHFGQLECLKLIASPRFTDKRIGYLGAMLLLDERQDVHLLITNCLKQDLNNSTQFIIGIALCTLGAIASPEMARDLASEVERLMKSPNAYIRKKAALCAFRIIRRVPELMEMFLPATRSLLSEKNHGVLITGVTLITEMCENSVDTLNHFKKIVPNLVRILKNLILAGYSPEHDVSGVSDPFLQVKILRLLRILGRNDVDASEAMNDILAQVATNTETSKNVGNTILYETVLSIMDIKSESGLRVLAVNILGRFLLNNDKNIRYVALNTLLKTVYVDTSAVQRHRSTILECLKDPDVSIRRRAMELSFALVNSNNIRNMIKELLLFLEKADPEFKAQCSSNIVMSAERYSPNKRWHLETLFKVLVAAGNYVRDDVVACTIQLISETQPQQGYAVNALWHALERDTFDKQPLAQVATWCIGEYGDLLLYSPPPEDVEAPVNLTEDDVIDVYQRLLWSPQNTVVTKQYTLLSLTKLSTRFQRGNDRTPRFYRKIRQIIDTFGSNLHIELQQRGIEFSQLFRKYDHLRPALLERMPPMETARPQANGIIGLVNGEQDIEEDKPVETATTPASDSSALLDLLGSSELSVPALVTSPGAVNNSTAGNNDLLDLLGGLDLSPPAGTTGNGIEEVVSPLGVMGGNEGIFSPTSTGNFLVDGLLTAPIQNEVPSVSVLDKAGLKINFKMERPLDTPDLLVINMTAGNSTGIPLTDFRFEAAVPRTFQLQMLPPSSTVISPSGQVTQVLKVSNMNSGNLRMRLRISYTGDSGPVLEQTEVNNFPTIGSQ, via the exons ATGGCCTCAATAAGGCAGGCATTGAATGAGGCTGTTGAAAGAG TGAGAATGCCAGCACCAACAAGGCTCAGGGATCTGATAAGGCAGATAAGGGCAGCTAGAACTGCTGCTGAAGAACGTACGGTTGTGAATAAAGAGTGTGCGTACATCAGATCGACATTTAGGGAGGAGGACAGCGTCTGGAGATGCCGAAATATTGCGAAATTACTGTATATTCATATGCTGGG tTATCCAGCACATTTTGGTCAACTGGAGTGTTTGAAACTCATAGCCTCACCCAGATTTACTGACAAACGTATAGGATATCTGGGGGCAATGTTATTGCTCGATGAGAGACAGGATGTTCATTTGTTAATCACCAATTGCCTGAAACA AGACTTGAATAATTCAACTCAATTTATAATTGGCATAGCTCTATGTACCCTGGGTGCAATAGCATCACCAGAAATGGCTCGTGATTTAGCATCTGAAGTCGAGAGACTCATGAAATCACCAAATGCATATATTCGTAAAAAGGCAGCATTGTGTGCATTTAGAATAATACGTCGTGTACCAGAACTCATGGAAATGTTTCTACCAGCAACTAGGAGCCTACTCTCTGAGAAAAATCATGGAGTCCTCATTACCGGTGTTACGTTAATTACGGAAATGTGTGAAAATAGTGTGGACACTCTCAATCATTTTAAGAAG ATTGTTCCGAATTTGGTGAGAATCCTGAAGAACTTGATACTCGCTGGATATTCCCCTGAACACGACGTCTCTGGCGTCTCTGATCCATTTCTGCAAGTGAAGATCCTTCGTCTGCTGAGAATTCTGGGGAGAAACGATGTCGATGCTTCTGAAGCAATGAACGACATTCTTGCCCAAGTGGCCACCAACACTGAGACAAGTAAAAACGTTGGAAACACTATTCTTTACGAGACTGTTCTATCCATCATGGACATCAAGAGTGAAAGTGGCCTCAGGGTTCTAGCTGTCAATATTCTTGGACGATTTTTGCTTAataacgataaaaatattcgttATGTTGCTCTCAATACACTTTTGAAAACTGTTTACGTAGATACTTCAGCTGTTCAGAGACATAGATCAACAATTTTG gAATGTTTGAAAGATCCAGATGTATCGATAAGAAGACGTGCGATGGAGTTGAGCTTCGCACTCGTAAATTCTAACAATATCCGAAACATGATTAAAGAACTTCTGCTGTTCCTGGAGAAAGCAGATCCAGAATTCAAAGCTCAGTGTAGTAGTAACATTGTAATGTCTGCTGAGAGATATTCGCCGAACAAACGCTGGCACCTGGAGACGCTTTTCAAAGTCCTCGTAGCT GCTGGAAATTACGTTCGTGACGACGTGGTAGCTTGCACCATCCAATTGATTTCTGAGACCCAGCCTCAACAGGGTTATGCAGTCAATGCACTATGGCATGCACTTGAACGAGACACATTCGATAAACAACCGTTGGCTCAGGTTGCCACGTGGTGCATCGGGGAGTACGGGGATCTTTTATTATATAGTCCACCTCCAGAGGATGTGGAGGCTCCAGTTAAT TTGACAGAGGACGATGTGATAGATGTGTATCAAAGGCTCCTCTGGAGTCCTCAGAACACCGTGGTCACCAAGCAGTACACTCTGCTATCTCTGACGAAACTCAGCACAAGATTCCAACGAGGAAATGA TAGGACGCCTCGATTTTACAGGAAAATACGCCAGATAATAGATACATTCGGTAGTAATCTGCACATTGAGCTGCAGCAGCGAGGAATCGAGTTCTCTCAATTATTCAGGAAATACGATCACTTGAGGCCAGCACTGCTGGAAAGAATGCCCCCAATGGAGACAGCTAGACCCCAGGCGAATGGTATAATTGGACTTGTGAATGGAGAACAAGACATCGAGGAGGACAAACCTGTCGAGACAGCTACCACTCCTGCTAGTGACTCCAGTGCACTTCTGGATCTTCTTGGATCGTCGGAATTGTCTGTACCAGCTTTGGTAACGTCTCCCGGGGCTGTGAATAATTCAACCGCTGGAAATAATGACCTCCTGGACTTGCTTGGGGGCCTGGATCTCTCGCCGCCTGCTGGGACCACGGGAAATGGAATTGAAGAGGTGGTAAGTCCTCTGGGAGTCATGGGAGGCAATGAAGGAATTTTTAGCCCAACTTCCACCGGCAATTTCTTGGTTGATGGATTACTTACTGCTCCTATTCAAAATG AAGTGCCAAGTGTATCAGTTTTGGATAAAGCTGGACTGAAAATCAACTTCAAAATGGAACGACCACTGGATACACCTGATCTTCTCGTTATCAACATGACTGCAGGCAATTCAACAGGAATTCCACTTACTGATTTTCGATTTGAAGCTGCAGTCCCTCGA ACATTCCAATTGCAAATGCTGCCACCCTCGAGCACTGTCATCTCACCCTCTGGACAAGTCACTCAAGTCCTAAAGGTCTCAAATATGAATTCG ggAAATCTACGAATGCGTCTTCGCATTTCGTACACCGGTGATTCGGGCCCAGTTCTCGAGCAGACGGAGGTTAACAACTTCCCAACCATTGGATCCCAGTGA